The sequence below is a genomic window from Anopheles cruzii chromosome 3, idAnoCruzAS_RS32_06, whole genome shotgun sequence.
ACACCGCTATTCCGGCAGACAAAGATGTGCCGGATGCTACCAAACTTCTCGAACTCTTCGACGATGTCGCGGAAAAAGTCCGCAAAACTGCTTCTCAGATCTTCTTCGTCAAACTCCAGCCGAACATCGAGCCCATACTCGGCGTGCACGGTACGTTCCAGGGCGGGATGGTTGAAAAAATTCACAATCAACAGAATCTGTCCGGGTCCAGGAGTTCAAAGAGGTAATAGTTAGCAAATTGTTTCGCTTCCAAGTGATGTCCCTTCCATCACTAGCTCACCTTGCTCAATCCGGGTGTTGGATGATTTTCGGCACACCGTACACCGAACCGACATGCTCCGGTCTTTGAAAAGAACCTACAATCCGTCGTCTCACTACGACTGTTATAAACCGCCCGTAATTCGTCGAGATCGTGAATGATGCCCGTGGCTGCAAACTGTTCGAGCCTATGCTGCCGCTCGACTAGCATCTGTCGAAGTTCCTGTTGCTGTCGGATGCGCTCTGCTTTCGCCTCTCGTACTTTACGTTCCATTTCCTCGTATTCCTTGCGAATGCGTTCCCGTTTGGCGTGTTCCACACGTTGTTCTTCCTCCATCCGACGGCGAGTTTCGGCAAACTTTAGCTGTGCCTTCCGTTCGTTCTCCAACCAAATGGCATTCCGCAGTGCGCGTTCCAATTCTTCACGGCCTTCGGCTTCTCGTTCTAAGCGCTCCTTTTCCGCCATATACTGTTGATGTTGCGGATCGGCTTGTTTCACTGCTTCCTGTTCCGCCTCCAGTTGGTCCCGCTCTTGGGCCAGCTTCTGACGCCTCAGTTTGCGGCGTCTCTTTTTCCACAGCTTGCGCCATTCTGTTCGTCTGTAAGTAGGGATGCACCGTTAGAAAAGGTATTGTTGGAACACATTTACATGGTTTGGTTACTTTAATTTGCCACCCACTAAATCCATTTGGGCAGaagtggtttttgttttcgtcaaTAAACTCATTTCGAGCGCGAGAAATTGTTAAATTGCCGGCGCGGTTTGACATTCCCGTCAGTGTCAGTGAGGCAACGTAAGTGGGCTAACTTCACGCACATGCTTCGAACACCAAATTGCAGCAATCTAGGCGCATTTGCAACGCCGGGTCGAAATGTTTTTGACaaatgtttggtttggaaaTGTTTTGGTTTATCTTGGCTCTAACAGTCATTGATACTCTGTCCTCTTTATCTTCCAACAATCCCAAATCCGTACCAGTGCCTTAGCAGCCCTGTGGCCAACGCTAGCGATGAAAAATTAGCAAATCTTCCGACTACTCTGAAAGGGCCGGCCGGGATATCAGGCAAACCTTATTTCTTATGTTTAGTATATCTCAGTCTAGGATTCAGTTGAATCAGAATACTGATACAAAAAAGGCTCTTCGAGCCAAGCACAGGCCGTTGACCTAATTTTGGCTTAagattaaaaaagaaaaaaaaacatattttgatCTAACTAGCCGGAGgatcatttatttttcacatcTCTCGCCTTCACTCTAAGTAACGAATCGTCTGCAGACGTGTCCCAATTTCTCTAAATGCCGATGTTCTAGGTGTATGGGACCAGTGGCGAGACGATATATCTTTCTATATCAGCATAAGAATTTGTTATCACTTTTGGCCCAGTTTATCGCTACGTCAACCTAGATTCTTCCTCGGTGGACCCAAAATCGCCCTCTCAAACGAACGTTTCAGTCTAGATGTTGTTCGGCAGTAAAGAATcatcaaaaccaaacaattATTTCTTAAAAAGCCTATTTATTCAATAAATATacattttgaaaacattttgcgATACGTTCCAGCTGTGTAGATGTTGACGTGCTTTTCGTGCTTTGTTGGCGGATGTTGTGCaaagaaaggagaaaagaaTAGAGCTACCGATCTGAAACAACAGGCCGTTGGATCGCGGAGGCTTTGGGTAGGCCTCTTGGCATCTGGGAGCCAACCCAGGAATGTTACATGATGCTGAACGTTTAGCTCTGGAG
It includes:
- the LOC128271020 gene encoding U2 small nuclear ribonucleoprotein auxiliary factor 35 kDa subunit-related protein 2 — its product is MDLVGGKLKRTEWRKLWKKRRRKLRRQKLAQERDQLEAEQEAVKQADPQHQQYMAEKERLEREAEGREELERALRNAIWLENERKAQLKFAETRRRMEEEQRVEHAKRERIRKEYEEMERKVREAKAERIRQQQELRQMLVERQHRLEQFAATGIIHDLDELRAVYNSRSETTDCRFFSKTGACRFGVRCAENHPTPGLSKILLIVNFFNHPALERTVHAEYGLDVRLEFDEEDLRSSFADFFRDIVEEFEKFGSIRHIFVCRNSGVHLRGNVYIEFEHMRNAAAAYLRMNGRFYAKKQLRVEFRNPIVWPAAVCGLSEMRRCQKGPGCNFLHIFKNPDDRYRYDHFRESRSVRREAAATVPATPLSKKYASEIFPIPMKCDVKRVDFRSRSWDEITASSSQRARNSSTTSKRDKKRRSRERSRSPKKREAKKEKRNGRRSRERTRSRSQSSSRSSRKSKRKKSRSPSRSRRSRCR